In Papaver somniferum cultivar HN1 chromosome 1, ASM357369v1, whole genome shotgun sequence, a genomic segment contains:
- the LOC113316848 gene encoding endonuclease III homolog 1, chloroplastic-like: MTSAVPSLFRYSILTSFSQIKLNINPSFAFHMPITRFSSTNFTIKNEITESEPNPEIRVFGRRKREKKVVEIKTEEKLKIEPDEDNKFGDLGLPDIEEFAYRKVEGSASKRKLRDAKTSLDKALTGKGETLSIKLKGEAPANWEEVLEGIRKMRSSEDAPVDTMGCEKAGSLLPPKERRFAVLVSSLLSSQTKDAVNHGAVQRLLKNGLLAADTIDNAEESVIKDLIYPVGFYTRKASNLKKVAKICLQKYGGDIPSSLEELLALPGIGPKMAHLVMNVAWDNVQGICVDTHVHRICNRLGWVSKPSTGQKTSTPEGTRESLQLWLPVEEWVAINPLLVGFGQTICTPLRPRCGMCGVNSLCPSAFKETPSPVSKAKKPKATKAIS, translated from the exons ATGACCTCTGCTGTTCCTTCTCTCTTCAGATATTCAATTTTAACTTCCTTCTCCcaaatcaaattaaacataaaccctagttttgcctTCCATATGCCGATAACTAGATTTTCATCAACAAATTTCACTATCAAGAATGAAATCACAGAATCTGAACCAAACCCAG AAATTCGTGTGTTTGGGAGgaggaaaagagagaaaaaggtaGTAGAGATTAAAACAGAAGAGAAACTGAAAATTGAACCCGATGAAGATAACAAA TTTGGTGATTTGGGTTTACCTGATATTGAAGAGTTTGCATATCGGAAAGTCGAGGGATCTGCGTCCAAAA GAAAGTTGCGAGATGCCAAAACATCATTAGATAAGGCGTTAACTGGAAAGGGGGAAACTCTCAGTATCAAGCTGAAAG GTGAAGCACCTGCAAATTGGGAGGAAGTTCTTGAAGGGATCCGCAAGATGAGATCTTCTGAAGATGCACCAGTAGACACTATGGGATGTGAGAAAGCTGGCAGTCTTCTTCCACCAAAG GAAAGACGTTTTGCAGTGTTGGTGTCTTCTCTTCTATCAAGCCAAACAAAGGATGCAGTTAATCATG GGGCGGTCCAAAGGCTTCTTAAAAATGGTCTTCTTGCTGCTGATACCATAGATAATGCTGAGGAATCTGTAATCAAGGATTTGATTTATCCA GTTGGGTTTTACACTAGAAAGGCTTCGAACTTGAAGAAAGTTGCAAAAATCTGTCTCCAGAAGTACGGAGGGGATATTCCTAGTTCACTGGAAGAGTTGCTCGCACTTCCAGGAATTGGTCCTAAGATGGCTCACCTG GTTATGAATGTTGCGTGGGACAATGTTCAGGGCATATGTGTAGACACCCATGTTCATCGCATTTGTAATCGCCTTGGATGGGTTTCAAAGCCAAGCACTGGACAG AAAACTTCAACTCCTGAGGGAACAAGAGAGTCTCTTCAGTTGTGGCTTCCAGTGGAGGAGTGGGTTGCCATAAACCCGTTATTG GTTGGATTTGGGCAGACAATTTGCACTCCTCTAAGACCTCGCTGTGGAATGTGCGGAGTAAACAGCCTTTGTCCATCTGCTTTCAAAGAAACACCCAGTCCTGTATCTAAAGCAAAGAAACCTAAAGCTACCAAAgcaatttcttga
- the LOC113316854 gene encoding protein farnesyltransferase/geranylgeranyltransferase type-1 subunit alpha-like, producing the protein MDSDDEVERIPYSESKEWADVKPVPQDDGSNPVVPIAYKDDFREAMDYFRAVYLSDERTPRSLQLTAEVIQLNAGNYTVWHFRRLILESLGADLREELKFIERIAKSNSKNYQIWHHRRWVAEKLGTEATTIELEFTKKILFPDAKNYHAWSHRQWVLQALGGWEGELDYCHQLLEDDIFNNSAWNQRYFVVTRSPVLGGLEAMRASEVKYAVEAILTNPENESPWRYLRGLYKGDNQSLICDPQVSVVCLKVLNSTTNRVFALGLLLDLLCYGFHPSEDFKNAVEGSAVFEPDHPKSDLATTVCSVLEREDPMRSNYWMWRKSNLPPQVL; encoded by the exons atggattCTGATGATGAAGTTGAAAGAATTCCATATAGTGAAAGTAAAGAATGGGCAGATGTAAAACCAGTCCCTCAAGATGATGGTTCAAATCCAGTTGTTCCAATTGCTTACAAAGATGATTTCAGAGAAGCCATGGATTACTTTCGAGCTGTTTATCTTTCTGATGAAAGAACTCCTCGTTCCTTACAGCTTACTGCTGAAGTTATTCAACTCAATGCTGGAAATTATACG GTGTGGCATTTTAGACGTCTTATACTTGAGTCGCTGGGAgctgatttacgagaagaattgaAATTCATTGAGCGTATTGCGAAAAGCAACTCCAAAAACTACCAAATTTG GCACCATAGGCGATGGGTTGCTGAGAAATTGGGAACTGAAGCTACTACTATTGAGCTAGAGTTCACCAAGAAGATACTCTTTCCAGATGCGAAAAATTATCATGCCTGGTCCCACCGTCAG TGGGTGCTTCAGGCCTTAGGCGGTTGGGAAGGTGAACTTGATTACTGTCACCAGCTTCTAGAAGacgacatttttaataattcggCTTGGAATCAG AGATATTTTGTAGTAACAAGATCTCCTGTCCTAGGAGGCCTAGAAGCAATGAGAGCGTCAGAAGTGAAATACGCAGTTGAAGCCATTCTAACCAACCCTGAGAATGAGAGCCCATGGAGATACCTTCGAGGTTTGTACAAAGGTGATAACCAGTCATTAATATGCGATCCTCAAGTGTCCGTGGTGTGTCTGAAAGTTCTAAACTCCACCACCAACAGAGTATTCGCTTTAGGCTTGCTTTTAGATTTACTTTGTTACGGTTTCCACCCAAGTGAAGACTTCAAAAACGCAGTTGAAGGTTCAGCAGTATTTGAACCAGATCATCCGAAATCAGATTTAGCAACTACGGTTTGTTCTGTCTTGGAGCGTGAGGATCCAATGAGGTCAAACTATTGGATGTGGCGTAAGAGCAATCTACCACCGCAAGTATTGTAA